A genomic segment from Chelonoidis abingdonii isolate Lonesome George chromosome 24, CheloAbing_2.0, whole genome shotgun sequence encodes:
- the LOC116816181 gene encoding olfactory receptor 10C1-like, translating to SFLEICYTSVTLPKALSNLLSENKAISLAGCAVQMYFFLFFGVTECCLFASMAYDRYSAICKPLQYMTIMNKRACIQLTGGSCICGTLVAVGHTTFIFSLPFCGSNVINPFFCEIQTVLKLVCEDTYWIEIQISVGAAFVLMMPFMLILVSYICVISTILKIRSAKGRRRAFSTCSSHLIVVTLFYGTALIMYMRPKSSFSPDVNKLLSLFYSVVTLILNPMIYSLSNKEVKDALRKSGMKVFHPQKIGIFFSS from the coding sequence TCCTTCCTGGAGATCTGCTACACCTCAGTCACCCTGCCCAAGGCACTGTCCAACCTCCTCTCAGAGAATAAAGCCATCTCCCTTGCTGGTTGTGCTGTACAGATGTATTTCTTTCTATTCTTTGGTGTTACTGAATGCTGCCTCTTTGCATCTATGGCCTATGACCGCTACAGTGCCATATGCAAACCACTGCAATACATGACCATCATGAATAAGAGGGCTTGCATTCAGCTGACAGGTGGCTCGTGTATCTGTGGCACCCTGGTGGCTGTGGGGCACACAACCTTCATCTTCTCACTTCCTTTCTGTGGGTCCAATGTGATCAACCCCTTCTTCTGTGAGATCCAGACAGTGCTGAAGCTGGTGTGCGAGGACACCTACTGGATTGAGATCCAGATCTCTGTGGGTGCTGCATTTGTCCTCATGATGCCTTTCATGCTGATCCTGGTGTCCTACATCTGTGTCATCTCCACCATCCTTAAAATTAGGTCTGCCAAAGGCAGACGCagagccttctccacctgctcctcacACCTCATTGTGGTGACGTTGTTCTACGGGACAGCACTTATCATGTACATGCGCCCCAAGTCCAGCTTCTCTCCAGATGTGAACAAGTTACTCTCTCTGTTCTACTCAGTGGTGACTCTAATCTTGAACCCCATGATCTACAGCCTCAGCAACAAGGAGGTGAAAGATGCCTTGAGGAAATCAGGGATGAAGGTATTTCATCCACAAAAAATAGGTATATTTTTCTCCAGCTAG
- the LOC116816189 gene encoding olfactory receptor 10A4-like, whose amino-acid sequence MKGRNQSTAIEFILLGFSGLSNRPVLLFVLVLVMYMIILLGNALIVLITFAEPALHTPMYFFLRNLSFLEICYTSVTISEMLVNLLTREKTISFSSCAAQMYLLISLGGTECCLLTLMAYDRYVAICRPLVYTAIMNKGVCMQLVGIAWLSNSLVTLMHVTWIFNFPFCPSNEIDHFFCDAPPVHELVCGNTYRIEIEALTSTVLFVVIPFALILWSYICILATILKMPSAEGQRKTFSTCSSHLTVVFLLFSTAGLTYFQPKSSSSPTTRKFLSLCYTILTPLLNPVVYSLRNNEVKGALRRTFGRTLSSWGQL is encoded by the coding sequence ATGAAAGGAAGAAACCAATCCACTGCAATTGAGTTCATTCTCCTAGGATTTTCTGGTCTCTCTAACCGTCCAGTTTTACTCTTTGTGTTGGTCCTAGTTATGTACATGATCATCCTGCTGGGGAATGCTCTCATAGTTCTTATAACATTTGCTGAGCCAgcccttcacacccccatgtatttTTTTCTCCGGAACTTATCCTTCCTGGAGATCTGCTACACTTCAGTGACTATCTCTGAAATGCTGGTCAACCTCCTCACCAGGGAGAAAACCATCTCATTTTCCAGTTGTGCTGCACAGATGTATCTCCTCATCTCCCTAGGTGGCACAGAGTGCTGTCTGCTGACCCTGATGGCATATGACCGATATGTGGCCATATGCCGCCCGCTGGTGTACACTGCCATTATGAACAAAGGTGTTTGCATGCAGCTTGTGGGCATTGCATGGCTAAGCAACAGCCTTGTGACACTAATGCATGTCACATGGATATTTAATTTCCCCTTCTGCCCGTCTAATGAGATTGACCATTTCTTCTGCGATGCTCCACCTGTACATGAGCTGGTCTGTGGAAACACCTACAGGATTGAAATTGAAGCCCTTACCTCAACTGTATTATTTGTCGTGATCCCATTTGCACTGATACTTTGGTCCTACATTTGCATTTTGGCCACAATCCTGAAGATGCCATCTGCTGAGGGGCAGCGTAAAACCTTCTCTACTTGCTCCTCACATCTCACTGTGGTGTTCTTGCTCTTCAGCACAGCTGGTCTCACCTACTTCCAGCCCAAGTCCAGTAGTTCACCCACTACCAGAAAATTCTTGTCCCTCTGCTATACCATCCTCACACCGTTGTTAAACCCAGTTGTttacagcctgaggaacaatgAAGTTAAAGGAGCGCTAAGGAGAACCTTTGGCAGGACATTATCTTCCTGGGGACAGCTGTGA